From the genome of Athalia rosae chromosome 3, iyAthRosa1.1, whole genome shotgun sequence:
ttgtgaaaatatattttagtgtttttttttcttttcaattttattattccgtaAACAAACGCAGCGACAAATAATTACGGAACACGTACTATTAAACTACttaagagaaaagaatattgaaaaaacgaaaacgaagtgaaaaataaatttcaggcGCACCGGTACAGCAAAGATGGGTTTTCGCTGTAATGGGGTTTCTGGCATTGATAAACGCATACACAATGAGGACTTGTCTGTCATTGGCGATTACAGAAATGGTTAATAAAACGGATCGTGGTAACCCGAGACCTGAAGATTTCACATGCCCATCGAGCAACTTGACCTCTACTACTCACAGTTCAGGGGGTACTTACGACTGGGACGAATCTCTTCAGGTAACAACAACCAGTATTTCATATTTCCTCGTTGCTTTCTCACCTGTCTCCAGATTGAGCTATCGACCGTTAATATTACTTTTCAAACGATTCAGGGGCTGATTCTGTCGAGTTTCTTTTGGGGCTACGTGTTGACGCACATGCCCGGAGGTATGCTTGCGGAGAAATTCGGTGGAAAGTATTCATTGGGGCTCGGAATATTATCGACGGGAATATTCACACTCGTTACACCACTGGCGGTGGACTGGGGAGGAGCGACGGCCCTGATTGTGCTACGTTTTTTCATGGGAATGGGAGAGGGAACGACATTTCCAGCGCTCAATGCTCTTCTGGCTCAGTGGACGCCGCCCTCCGAAAGATCGAAAATTGGCTCTCTCGTTTTTGCCGGGGCCCAAATCGGGACGGTATTCGCAAACGCGCTGTCCGGTGTGCTCCTCCACTACTCGTCCGTTGGCTGGAGATCGGTTTTCTACGTCTTCGGATCGCTGGGGGTGCTTTGGTTCATGGTATTCGTACTCGTGTGCTACAGTAGCCCGGACGTTCACCCGTTCGTttctgaaaaagagaagaaattccTTCACGACGCGATGAACGAGCACACCCACAGAAAAATACCTCCCACACCCTGGAGGCATATTCTGACGTCTGTGCCCCTCTGGGCACTCGTCGCCGCTCAGATCGGACACGATTGGGGATTTTTTACCATGGTCACCGATCTCCCTAAGTACATGAGCGAGGTTCTCAAGTTTTCGATAAGGGCTAACGGGTTTTTGACAGCTCTACCGTATCTTTGCATGTGGTTCGTCAGCATCGGATCGTCCTGGATCGCCGACTGGATGATAAATTCGGATTTCATGTCGAGAACAAACGTTAGAAAACTTTTTACGACGATAGCTTCCGTTGGTCCAGCTTGTTTTCTGATAGCGGCTTCGTACGCGGGATGCGATAAGGTACTAGTCGTAACTCTCTTCACAATCGGGATGTCTCTGATGGGAACGTTTTATCCCGGTATGAAAGTAAACGCGCTGGATTTGAGCCCGAACTATTCCGGTACTCTGATGGGAATCGTTAACGGTGTCGGAGCACTATCTGGAATCGTTACTCCCTATTTGGTAGGAATTTTAACGCCCGATAGAACTCTGTCGGAATGGAGATTTGTATTTTGGATCGTCGCCGTTGTGTTCGTAGTAACCAATATCGTATACGTATTCTTAGCTAGCGGGGACGTTCAGTCGTGGAACGACCCAGAATTTATCGTCAAGGAACAGGAAGAGaggagattgaaaaatgagaggatAATTCACGTATCGAAAAATAACTCACCGGATCATTAACGCATATCTTTCCTCTCGGAGCTCCGTCGCTCCAAATGTGTTTGATTCACCGCCCGGAACTGagcggtgaaaataattttttcgaggCACGCGTCTCgtaatattatcaattttttttaaacgactTATATTGTGATCTACTAGTATTAAATTGATACTTTATTATATTGgtttttaattaaatcgaCTCTATCTTAATCGCGTGATAAGTATAAATCGATAATTAGCTGTGTGAATTTGGTCTAATTAATGTCATCGTCGATCGGGTTTGTCCAACGACGCTGTTCGAACTGTATACGATTTTAATCTTTTGATATATTTGATTCGATAAAATCGATATATGACGTTTACATAACAATCACATTAGGAcgtcataaattattattattggattAAGATTTTTATCTGCAGATAAGTATCGACACCACTGgttgttattaaaaaaatcgtgaTACCAACTTTTGGCGGTCGATCATCAATTACCGTACAATATTTGatgagtcatttttttttttctcaaatgaaTAACCATTAATAAAACTAGATCATTGGCACGCATCGCGTTCCCAAGCAGGATTAATTTCCGGATGGGAAATCGCAgaactgaaataaataattgatttgaaaacaaaaaagttctTATCGGAAACGCTTTCTTCCCTTTCCTCAGGTTCGCACAAGTGGATTCCAATTAACAGGTGGTCGAATGAGTATTCGATCCACCTTGTCGATCTGATTTGAGGTTCAATATCAGTGATATTCCATTCACCAATGCAGATAGTACAAGGTATTTCGGTGAAAACCGTCTAGACAAAATCGATCAAAAATCTCGTTCGTTACCAACAGGACATTTTGAGAAATCTATGAGTTTCTATTCGTTCTGAAGCGAACGATGAGATCCTTTTCGTTATTCCGAGGACCTCGGGAACCCACCCCTCGCGGTCGGACGGGTGTCGGCTGTTTCTCGTCCCTTTTGATTTTGCTGCAAAGGCGAAACGATGGCTCACAGATATCGTTGGTAACGGTCTCGCCTTCCTTTCAATTATCTCTCAAAACAAATCGAGTACGTCACAATTCCAAGTATCCTGTTTTGAATACATGCCGAGCAAATTCCGCGACATGGTGCACACATGTGTGTGAATTCGGATTAATCCGATACGACCGTTTAAAACATAGCTGATAACGGATTACGTATTATCGACGAACAACCGGTGTACTATAAAGTCATAAATTTAATGGTGGAGGAGTCAGTTGCTCAGTTGGAACGTGGCAGGTGAAAACTAACGAGCATCGGAAAATTGCACGCAAACTAAATGATAAATCATCCACGAGTCGcgttcaataaataattccaCAAAGCAgttccttcatttttattctttcttctctttgaattatttaattttatttttcaaccgacaAGTATTTTCTCTGTCATTCGACTCGCTGCATTATAGTTTATggagaagaataataatcatactaataataataatagttataataattagaataatcagaataataataacaacgacaacaacaacaactgtaataaaaatatcaaagctAGTTCAATGCGAACcgaagtataaaaaataaccACAGAAAGTACGATGTTGTCATCTTTGAGAGTATGCTGTAAGTTTCGTAACATTTTtaacaataaattaaaaaatcaaagctgTATAATgcgataaagaaaatttgagaGAACTTAAGAAATTCTTGTTACCACCAAGATGTACGTGTAACAGGTGATTTTCCCTGTTTCTTCAGTTTCTTCAGCTGTTTGCCTGTTTGCTTGTACCATACAATGCGATAATGAGTTAGATAAGTGGTACTAGATGTTCAGAAAACATGTGATCGTAAACGAtacaaattttatgaaaagttCAAACGAAATCCAATAAATACGAGGATAAAAGTAGAACGGTTTTGCTCGGCACCAAGCAAAAACTTCAGCGAATTGTAACGAATTTTTCGCAGGTGGCCCGATTCGCCAAAGATGGGTATTCGCGCTGATGGGATTTTTAGGGATAGTGAACGCGTACGCGATGAGGAATTGTCTGTCATTGGCCATAACCGAAATGGTGAGAGATGAAGATCACagcgaaggaaaaatcgaCCTAACTTTGTGTCCAGCTAACAATCAGACAACGACGTCGGCTAGCGGTAACGGAGAGTTCGATTGGGACGAAACCGTACAGGTAAAAATCACCTAGCTCAATTCGCTGCGTAAACGCTGAAcgcaaaataacaataatcagaTAAACAAACATCGGTTCTTTTCTTCCGCAGGGAGTGATCCTTTCCGCATTCTACTGGGGTTACGTGGTGACCCATGTCCCCGGTGGTTACCTCTCGGAAAGATTTGGAGGAAAATACGTCCTGGCTTTGGGAATCTTTTCAACGGCAATTTTCACACTTCTCACCCCTATAGTGATTACATGGGGAGGTTCGACCGCCCTTGTGGTCCTCAGAATTTTGATGGGACTGGGGGAAGGTACGACTTTCCCGGCCTTGAATTTCATGCTCGCGCAGTGGACGCCGCCCACCGAAAGGTCGAGGATGGGGTCGATGGTGTTCGCCGGTGCTCAATTGGGGACCGTGTACGCAAGCTCGATATCCGGCATCCTTCTCGATTTGTACGGCTGGAGATCGGTGTTCTACTTTTTCGGATCGGTAGGCGTCGCCTGGACCCTCATATTCGCGATCGTCTGCTACAGCGACCCGGACAGTCATCCGTTCATATccgagaaggagagaaagtaCCTGAAGGAATCCACGTACGAACACGCTCACAAAAAATTACCGCCCGCACCTTGGAAACCCATTCTGAAATCGGCGCCTGTATGGGCATTGGTAGTAGCTCAGATCGGCCACGATTGGGGATTGCTCACAATCGTGACCGACCTTCCGTTGTACATGAGCAACGTCCTACACTTTTCCATAAAATCTAACGGTCTTCTATCCGCTCTTCCGTACCTCGCCATGTGGCTGGTCAGTATAGCGTCGTCTCCGATCGCCGATTGGCTGATAAATTCCGGAAAAATGTCCATAGCTAacgtgagaaaattattcacaaccGGAGGATCGATGGGTCCGGCAGTTTTCATAATCGCAGCCTCTTACGCCGGATGTGACAAAACGAACGTTGTGATATTGATGACAGTTGGAATGGGATTGATGGGCACCTACTACCCAGGCATGAGAGTAAACTCATTGGATctaacgataaattattcCGGCACGGTGATGGCGGTTGTCAGTGGAATAGGTGCGATCTCGGGTATTTTGACACCCTACATAGTCGGAATTTTGACGCCCAACGAGACGGTCGGAGAGTGGAGGCTGGTGTTCTGGATCGTATTCGGTGTATTTACGGTGACGAATGCATTCTACCTGTTCTACGCGAGTGGCGACGTGCAATATTGGGACGATCCGGAATGGGTTCGGGAAACTAGGGATAACAAGAAACATAAAGCAGCTGCAGCTGTCACGACGATCACCACGCAATCAGATAGCTAGTCGAATGCGATCATTAGTTTTATCAAATTCATCATTGATGGCTTATCACTGTAAATAGCTACCTCCCCTCGTAATATCGCAGCCACATATCATTTCCTcagtttaattatttataagtgTTATTAGTATTTTTTATCCGGACATGTCGAAGCTCCAGACTTTCGATAATgtcgcgaaaattttccacgtaATTTTTGGCCATGAATCTTGTAACGGTAACGTACGTCACGAACGTTCTGCAGAAGTGGTTGCAACAAGTCGTAGGTAACGCACGTGCGGAACGTTATTGGCAATAAACATGAGCTGAccgtataaaatttgaaatcttcgcAAAGGATATCTCCCAAGTCGTATAAAAATCACGTAACGGTGTGTCGAATCACAGTTGAAAATCACGCGCAAAGTTCGTGTAGTTAGTCGACGAGATATCTCGCAAATTCTGCTTCTTATATGCGTGGGATTTGCAGTAGACGAAAAAatgcataaaaaataaattcacaaaCGAATAGCTCGTAAGATTACCATATGTATCTGTTAACTGTACGACGTGAAATGTATCCGCATCATATGTTACAAATATATTACAAGAAGACTGCCAACtttttgattcaatttgatttttttcgattcaggATTGGCTTTTGtacattatttttccacgGTCGACCTTCGATCATCAACGATCGGGTCTCAATGGTGAGAATAATTTCGGAGCCAAAATATCCAGATCTCAATTGTTCTCGTTGTTCAAAGACTCTGCTGCATGTGCCTTCGGTGTAATTACAGCCGGATAATCTTTGCTTCTCTACTTCCACGATGATACGTCTGCTATCTACTTTTATCACAGTCATCAAAGTCGATTGTCATCTGTCGTAATACAACATTGAAGCACACCTCAAAACATGAGACGATATGAAGACAAGAGGATTAatcatataaaatattatgtcAGTGCGTTTGCGACAGGTGTAAGCGACAAGTGCAATtgaattaaaagtaaaaagtacaGAATGGCATCGTGACGTTCATAAAATAATTGCACACGCAGACTTTTCAGTACGTACGATGTATGTACTAGACCAAGTAtgtgcgtacgtgtataacttCACACATGCTCAAATATTGCTAGGTGTGTAACGCCTTGTTTATAACTTATACGATGTATATCGTTATCAGAAACTTGAAATGCTAAAGCCTAAATTACCTATATAGTTCTAGGTAAACGTTTGATATCTATCAAAATATTGACATGCACGTGCAGACTATAGCTAtgattactattatcattataattattatcatttgcgACGTTGGTACAATTATTgtgatcatcatcattatattGACTCTTCAATGTATCTCCTCGTGCATGTGGACTCGTTCTGGTTACTTCAAACCTCTTGTCACTACGAGCTTTGGCAGAGCGGCGGTCTGTTCGATCGTCTGCCCTGAAAACTGACTGATTATAATCGCGATGCAGAGATTTCACGGTGCGAAtcttaaaatttgaataaaccgACTGTGGGAACCGTTCGGAC
Proteins encoded in this window:
- the LOC105689744 gene encoding putative inorganic phosphate cotransporter isoform X2, with the protein product MEKTPLLTGCRTITPKIGINDPKLLDRGRNSRIDRICEFLKGAPVQQRWVFAVMGFLALINAYTMRTCLSLAITEMVNKTDRGNPRPEDFTCPSSNLTSTTHSSGGTYDWDESLQGLILSSFFWGYVLTHMPGGMLAEKFGGKYSLGLGILSTGIFTLVTPLAVDWGGATALIVLRFFMGMGEGTTFPALNALLAQWTPPSERSKIGSLVFAGAQIGTVFANALSGVLLHYSSVGWRSVFYVFGSLGVLWFMVFVLVCYSSPDVHPFVSEKEKKFLHDAMNEHTHRKIPPTPWRHILTSVPLWALVAAQIGHDWGFFTMVTDLPKYMSEVLKFSIRANGFLTALPYLCMWFVSIGSSWIADWMINSDFMSRTNVRKLFTTIASVGPACFLIAASYAGCDKVLVVTLFTIGMSLMGTFYPGMKVNALDLSPNYSGTLMGIVNGVGALSGIVTPYLVGILTPDRTLSEWRFVFWIVAVVFVVTNIVYVFLASGDVQSWNDPEFIVKEQEERRLKNERIIHVSKNNSPDH
- the LOC105689744 gene encoding putative inorganic phosphate cotransporter isoform X4, with protein sequence MSFWKSLCAPVQQRWVFAVMGFLALINAYTMRTCLSLAITEMVNKTDRGNPRPEDFTCPSSNLTSTTHSSGGTYDWDESLQGLILSSFFWGYVLTHMPGGMLAEKFGGKYSLGLGILSTGIFTLVTPLAVDWGGATALIVLRFFMGMGEGTTFPALNALLAQWTPPSERSKIGSLVFAGAQIGTVFANALSGVLLHYSSVGWRSVFYVFGSLGVLWFMVFVLVCYSSPDVHPFVSEKEKKFLHDAMNEHTHRKIPPTPWRHILTSVPLWALVAAQIGHDWGFFTMVTDLPKYMSEVLKFSIRANGFLTALPYLCMWFVSIGSSWIADWMINSDFMSRTNVRKLFTTIASVGPACFLIAASYAGCDKVLVVTLFTIGMSLMGTFYPGMKVNALDLSPNYSGTLMGIVNGVGALSGIVTPYLVGILTPDRTLSEWRFVFWIVAVVFVVTNIVYVFLASGDVQSWNDPEFIVKEQEERRLKNERIIHVSKNNSPDH
- the LOC105689776 gene encoding putative inorganic phosphate cotransporter, yielding MLSSLRVCCGPIRQRWVFALMGFLGIVNAYAMRNCLSLAITEMVRDEDHSEGKIDLTLCPANNQTTTSASGNGEFDWDETVQGVILSAFYWGYVVTHVPGGYLSERFGGKYVLALGIFSTAIFTLLTPIVITWGGSTALVVLRILMGLGEGTTFPALNFMLAQWTPPTERSRMGSMVFAGAQLGTVYASSISGILLDLYGWRSVFYFFGSVGVAWTLIFAIVCYSDPDSHPFISEKERKYLKESTYEHAHKKLPPAPWKPILKSAPVWALVVAQIGHDWGLLTIVTDLPLYMSNVLHFSIKSNGLLSALPYLAMWLVSIASSPIADWLINSGKMSIANVRKLFTTGGSMGPAVFIIAASYAGCDKTNVVILMTVGMGLMGTYYPGMRVNSLDLTINYSGTVMAVVSGIGAISGILTPYIVGILTPNETVGEWRLVFWIVFGVFTVTNAFYLFYASGDVQYWDDPEWVRETRDNKKHKAAAAVTTITTQSDS